The Primulina huaijiensis isolate GDHJ02 chromosome 12, ASM1229523v2, whole genome shotgun sequence genome has a window encoding:
- the LOC140989574 gene encoding uncharacterized protein encodes MESNHTGDSSRSSPSAPLINRNQEIYHRPSSSSWSSFHVDQHENIVMTNRGGGGGGGGERSNMMISIAERRAAKCGFNVRNMNVQPRFLIRTPHKPPPHSTSPSTLLCSPYFTVPPGISPSALLDSPELLPNAQGAELSPTTGTFQFPSPNHDRLKLKWKLAANGNTDPCSVAKNYIRPHNKAVEEYFEHPVDLQENKKKECLEKQQKGACFPKEVTEDGYYWRKYGQKHVKGSEYPRSYYKCTHTSCLVKKKVERSHDGHITEIVYKGSHNHAKPQPLKRFGVDVLEINNEIAGGTLTRNIVLDSSAGLNGAAYSSNPSIHSTYNFKSDPLPALMKDFEAQEFNVVEEQDVESTESISFHDEDNDQNDESDSKKRKRESFSIETNVSRSTREPRVVVQIESEIDILDDGYRWRKYGQKVVKGNPNPRSYYKCTNPGCPVRKHVERAANDLKSVITTYEGKHNHEVPMVAVAAAASTRNTGTGLVLQADHRLPRAPNSVSDFFSSATSNNSSKQGKQLVQHLPPPLYDFNKTKSFIFNYNDHNLITRSNSNTASTTTGNNLLNFGSSSANYPVSFPPFHYGSLLMNGNFIKNYPTNYTSLYPISSATHLPKYMSTMNPIQAAGSAVNGGNFHIGNYGHVACNQGQEIRECHGKVMKPKEEKRDEGDHIYDSCLSIPNHGNGIM; translated from the exons ATGGAGTCGAATCATACCGGCGACAGCTCTAGATCATCACCATCAGCTCCGTTGATCAACAGAAATCAAGAAATATATCATAGGCCGTCTTCGTCATCGTGGTCGTCATTTCACGTAGATCAGCATGAGAATATTGTTATGACAAATAGGGGTGGCGGCGGAGGAGGCGGAGGTGAGCGGAGTAACATGATGATTAGCATCGCGGAGAGGAGGGCCGCGAAATGTGGTTTCAATGTTCGGAATATGAACGTACAGCCACGATTCCTGATCAGGACACCACACAAGCCACCGCCGCATTCGACGTCACCGTCGACCCTGCTATGCTCGCCGTATTTCACGGTGCCACCTGGAATTAGTCCCTCCGCCTTGCTCGACTCCCCTGAGCTGCTACCAAATGCTC agggGGCAGAGCTATCTCCAACCACTGGAACCTTTCAATTTCCATCACCTAATCACGACAGATTAAAGCTGAAATGGAAACTTGCTGCCAATGGGAATACGGATCCTTGTTCAGTGGCCAAAAATTACATAAGGCCTCACAACAAA GCAGTTGAGGAATACTTTGAACATCCAGTGGATTTgcaagaaaataagaaaaaagagTGCCTGGAAAAGCAACAGAAGGGGGCATGTTTTCCCAAAGAAGTGACAGAAGATGGGTACTATTGGAGGAAATATGGCCAGAAACATGTGAAAGGGAGTGAATATCCGAGGAGTTATTACAAATGCACCCACACAAGCTGCCTGGTCAAGAAGAAGGTGGAGCGATCCCACGACGGCCATATTACAGAAATCGTGTACAAGGGCTCTCACAATCACGCAAAACCTCAGCCGTTGAAGCGGTTTGGTGTCGATGTACTGGAGATCAATAATGAAATCGCGGGGGGTACGTTAACTAGGAATATAGTGTTGGATTCATCGGCTGGTCTGAACGGGGCCGCGTACTCTTCTAATCCATCGATTCATAGTACTTATAATTTTAAATCTGATCCACTGCCTGCATTGATGAAAGATTTCGAAGCTCAAGAATTTAATGTCGTTGAGGAACAAGATGTGGAAAGCACTGAAAGCATATCCTTCCATGATGAAGACAATGATCAGAACGATGAATCTGATTCCAAAAAAAG GAAGAGGGAGAGCTTTTCGATTGAGACAAATGTATCGAGGTCCACTCGGGAGCCACGAGTTGTCGTCCAGATAGAGAGTGAGATTGATATTCTTGATGATGGATATCGGTGGAGGAAATACGGACAGAAGGTTGTTAAAGGAAATCCTAACCCGAG AAGCTATTATAAGTGCACGAACCCCGGTTGTCCTGTGCGGAAGCATGTTGAAAGGGctgcaaatgatttaaaatcTGTCATTACAACATACGAGGGGAAACATAACCATGAAGTGCCTATGGTGGCGGTGGCAGCAGCAGCTTCGACCAGAAATACGGGCACGGGACTTGTCCTGCAAGCAGATCATCGTCTGCCACGAGCTCCTAACAGCGTTTCGGATTTTTTTTCATCAGCAACCTCGAACAATTCATCGAAACAAGGCAAGCAATTAGTTCAGCATCTTCCACCGCCATTGTATGATTTCAACAAAACAAAGTCATTCATCTTCAATTACAACGATCATAACCTGATCACGAGGTCTAACTCCAATACGGCTTCAACCACAACTGGGAATAATCTCCTCAACTTCGGATCTTCTTCGGCTAATTATCCAGTGTCCTTTCCTCCATTTCACTATGGCTCTCTTCTAATGAATGGAAATTTCATCAAGAACTATCCCACGAATTATACAAGTCTTTACCCCATAAGTAGTGCAACACATTTACCGAAATATATGTCGACCATGAATCCTATTCAAGCTGCCGGATCAGCTGTCAATGGCGGCAACTTTCATATCGGAAATTACGGTCATGTAGCTTGTAATCAAGGGCAGGAAATCAGAGAATGCCATGGAAAAGTTATGAAACCAAAGGAGGAGAAAAGGGATGAGGGTGATCACATATATGATTCTTGTCTATCCATTCCTAATCATGGTAATGGAATAATGTAG
- the LOC140989577 gene encoding probable protein phosphatase 2C 33 yields MGSCLSGESRGSPLPGSPVGVRKRKGSKRRLGSRNSSFDFRAEEQLHRTPGRLFLNGSSEIASLFTQQGKKGTNQDAMIVWENFGSRTDTVFCGVFDGHGPYGHMVAKQVRDSLPLKLSAHWEVNIKSDEVLREVSLNTAGSLGTGDNSSVSADEDARASIDVDEYGKNSEVFQTLKDSFLKAFKVMDRELRMYANIDCFCSGTTAVTLVKQGRDLVIGNVGDSRAVLGTRDENNALFAVQLTVDLKPNLPAEEERILKCKGRVFSLQDEPEVSRVWLPNNDSPGLAMARAFGDFCLKDFGLISVPEIFYRRVTDKDEFIVLATDGIWDVLSNEQVVDVVASCPTRSYAARTLVESAVRCWRSKYPTSKVDDCAVVCLFLDSNETIRSISKSKENIPSPEKGPTGLNRSGTVRTEGNEAHESGDGEGPEAAEGDQMVNIETGKEWLALEGVSRVNTMLTLPRYVPSKDDKKDSKVKK; encoded by the exons ATGGGGTCCTGCTTGTCCGGTGAAAGCAGGGGCAGCCCTCTTCCTGGTTCTCCTGTTGGAGTTCGAAAGAGGAAGGGATCGAAAAGGAGACTCGGCTCTCGAAATTCATCCTTTGATTTTAGGGCGGAAGAACAACTTCATCGGACGCCTGGGCGGCTGTTCTTGAATGGTTCGAGTGAGATTGCTTCACTGTTTACCCAGCAGGGCAAGAAAGGAACCAATCAAGATGCCATGATTGTTTGGGAG AATTTTGGCTCAAGGACAGACACGGTTTTCTGTGGGGTTTTTGATGGGCACGGTCCTTACGGTCATATGGTCGCAAAGCAAGTTCGAGATTCTCTTCCTCTTAAGCTAAGTGCACACTGGGAAGTTAATATAAAAAGCGATGAAGTTCTTAGAGAGGTCAGTTTAAATACTGCTGGTAGTTTAGGCACTGGAGATAATTCCTCTGTTTCTGCTGATGAGGACGCTAGAGCTTCTATTGATGTTGATGAATATGGCAAGAATTCAGAAGTCTTTCAGACCTTGAAAGATTCTTTTCTGAAGGCTTTTAAGGTAATGGATAGGGAATTGAGAATGTATGCAAATATTGATTGCTTCTGCAGTGGAACAACGGCTGTGACTCTGGTGAAACAG GGCCGGGATCTTGTTATTGGAAATGTCGGGGACTCAAGGGCTGTGTTGGGTACGAGAGATGAAAATAATGCACTTTTTGCAGTCCAATTGACTGTTGATCTAAAACCTAATCTTCCAG CTGAAGAAGAGAGGATACTCAAATGTAAAGGACGTGTTTTCTCCCTTCAGGATGAACCTGAGGTTTCAAGAGTGTGGCTGCCAAACAATGACTCTCCTGGCCTTGCTATGGCACGTGCATTTGGTGATTTTTGTCTCAAGGACTTTGGTCTTATCTCGGTGCCCGAAATTTTTTACAGGCGCGTCACCGATAAGGATGAATTCATAGTATTAGCAACCGATGGG ATTTGGGATGTTCTTTCGAACGAACAAGTGGTGGACGTTGTCGCTTCCTGCCCCACACGTTCATACGCTGCTCGGACTCTTGTGGAGTCGGCGGTGAGGTGTTGGCGTTCCAAGTATCCAACTTCCAAGGTCGATGACTGTGCTGTTGTTTGCCTTTTCCTCGACTCAAACGAGACCATACGCTCGATATCCAAATCCAAGGAAAATATCCCATCACCGGAAAAAGGTCCAACTGGGCTGAACCGTTCTGGTACGGTCAGAACCGAGGGGAATGAGGCACATGAATCAGGAGACGGGGAAGGTCCGGAAGCAGCAGAAGGCGACCAAATGGTGAATATCGAAACGGGAAAAGAGTGGTTGGCTCTTGAAGGCGTCTCTCGGGTAAACACTATGCTGACCTTGCCTAGGTATGTGCCCAGCAAAGATGACAAAAAAGATAGTAAAGTTAAGAAATAA